From Paenibacillus sp. FSL H8-0537:
AAACCGGCAAGGCTGTCGGCCTCATTTTCCTGCTGTTTTTTCTCGGAGTAATGGTTACAGCAATGTGGATTTATTGTGATTTCTTGTCTAGAACCCTTATGCCCGAAACCCCTCGGTTGGTCTTCTCCATCTCGATGACGATATGTGCCGGGCTTGCTGCCGTAAAGGGAATTGAGGCCATTGCAAGACTGAGCCAAATTATTGGCGTCATTATTTTGCTAACCTCCATTGTTTTATTTACCAGCTCCATTCCCTATATCCAGCTGCACTACCTGCTCCCTCCCTTCGAGCACGGTATATTTCCCGCCCTGCAAGGCGCTATCTATCCCGGCAGCTGGTTTGGGATTTGCATCATGATGGGAATGCTGATGCCGCATATTAAGCAACAAAAGAGCATTTTAAAAATGAAGGTCTATGCCGTTGTACTGGGCACTTCGATCATGACGATTTATTTATTGTACAGCATAGTGGTGATGGGTCCTATGATGGCAGCGCATTTTGAAAATCCAATCTATATCCTGTCGAGAATTACGCAGTTTCTTATTTTCGAGAGAATCGAGGTGCTGCTGCTGCTTATCTTTATTTCGGGATCGTTCATTACGATCTCAACCTTATATTACGCTATTACGGAAGGAACCGCGCAGTGGCTCGGGATGAAGTCTCATAAACCATGGGTATATGTGTTCGGCGCCATACTTATATTGAGCCCTATGTTCCCATACAGCACCGAAGGCCATATAGTTGATCGGTATTTAAGCTATTGGTTTCCGCTCGTATCGCTCATTATTGAAGGCGGCTTAATGACCTTCCTATTTATCTGGGCTGTAATCAAAAATAGGGCGAGCCGCTCCTCTTCTTGAGCGGTTCCCCCTTAAGTCAATCATGGTCCAACGTTATACATGTATGGAGCTTGTAGAATGTCTAATGATCAGCTCGGGCTCCAGCACGATGCGTTCTGCTTTTGCCGCAGCTGATTTATCCTGCAGCGCTTCTACCAGCAGATCAACAACCTTTTTCCCCATCGCTTCAATCGGTTGTGCAATGGTCGTTAGCGGCGGATCACTTACCGAGGCCAAAATCGTATTATCAAAGCCGATAACCGATACATCACGTGGAATACGAAGCTTAAGCTCCTTCGCTGCCTGCAGCGCACCGATGGCGAGCAGCTCATTACAACAGAACAAGGCGGTTGGCCGTTCCGTCAGCTTCAGCAGCTCCAGCGCTTTGCGCTTGCCATCCTCCAGCGTGTAGTCGCAAAACTTGACGGAGGCGTCGGACCAAGGCAGCCCAGCTGCATCGACGACACTTCTAAATCCCCTGACCCGCTCGCGGCTGCTGCTGACCTTCATATGTTCGGCAAGCACCGCGACCCGGTGATGTCCTTCCTCTAGCAAATGCCGAGCCCCAAGCGCTCCACCTTTAAAATCCTCCACAATGACTGTATGCACAGCCAGAGCAGGCATGTCCCGCGCAATTAGCGCTACGGCAATGGACTGCGTCAGCAGCGGTTTAATAATGTCCTCATTATCAATCCCGGTACCGATAATGATGCCGTCCACGCTTTTTTGCCGCAGCAGCGACAGATAGCGCTCCACTCGCTCATCTTTATTGTCGGTGCTGCATATGACGAGGCTGTAGCCTAAGCGGCGGCTCTGGTCCTCAACGGCGCGGGCAATTTCGGCGAAAAAGGGGTTGGATATGTCTGGAACGAGCAGACCAAGCGTAAACGTCCGTTTCCCGGTCAGCGCGGAAGCGATTACACTCGGCTGGTAGTTAAGCCGCTCCATAATGCGCATGACTTCATTGCGCCGTTCTTCGCTGATTTTTCCTTTGCCATTAATGACTTGGGAAACAGTCGCAATCGAGACTCCCGCTTCCCTTGCGATATCATAGATGGTGGCTTTCATCGACAACCTCCGTTACTTTTGAACTGGTAGATTTATTATGTATCACATCATGTTATCTTGCAATGTAATTGGAGGAATTGGTTTAAAATGATAGAAACCAGCCTCCGCTGAAGGAAAGCTGGTTTCTGCTATGTCTATTGATATGTGAAACGACCTAGGCTTTTG
This genomic window contains:
- a CDS encoding endospore germination permease, which gives rise to MKKSLISSGEFFFIIFVSITSLTFFSVPSQLIAKVKQDLWLSMILGALIDIYVAILLYRLGRMYAGQSLIQYTRSILGKTGKAVGLIFLLFFLGVMVTAMWIYCDFLSRTLMPETPRLVFSISMTICAGLAAVKGIEAIARLSQIIGVIILLTSIVLFTSSIPYIQLHYLLPPFEHGIFPALQGAIYPGSWFGICIMMGMLMPHIKQQKSILKMKVYAVVLGTSIMTIYLLYSIVVMGPMMAAHFENPIYILSRITQFLIFERIEVLLLLIFISGSFITISTLYYAITEGTAQWLGMKSHKPWVYVFGAILILSPMFPYSTEGHIVDRYLSYWFPLVSLIIEGGLMTFLFIWAVIKNRASRSSS
- a CDS encoding LacI family DNA-binding transcriptional regulator, with translation MKATIYDIAREAGVSIATVSQVINGKGKISEERRNEVMRIMERLNYQPSVIASALTGKRTFTLGLLVPDISNPFFAEIARAVEDQSRRLGYSLVICSTDNKDERVERYLSLLRQKSVDGIIIGTGIDNEDIIKPLLTQSIAVALIARDMPALAVHTVIVEDFKGGALGARHLLEEGHHRVAVLAEHMKVSSSRERVRGFRSVVDAAGLPWSDASVKFCDYTLEDGKRKALELLKLTERPTALFCCNELLAIGALQAAKELKLRIPRDVSVIGFDNTILASVSDPPLTTIAQPIEAMGKKVVDLLVEALQDKSAAAKAERIVLEPELIIRHSTSSIHV